The genomic DNA GTTTTAAATCGTTAGAATTATAAAGGTCCCATGGTTCCAAGGTTCTGGGCCCTCTGTGTCCACAGAGAGGGGCAGATCAGATGCAATAAAAGCCTTGAATGTGGTTGGGCAGATCCCAACGGAGGTGCCTGTAGTCACCTGGGGTCCCTCATGGCCTGGGTCAGGCCTCCCTGCTGGGTCCCCGGCCGTCCATGACCCTGGGAGGTGTCTGTAGTCACCTGGAGTCCCTCACGGCCTGGGTCAGGCGGGTGtgtcaggcctccctgctggGTCCCCGGCCGTCTATGACCCTGGGAGGTGTCTGTAGTCACCTGGGGTCCCTCACGGCCTGGGTCAGGTGGGTGtgtcaggcctccctgctggGTCCCCGGCAGTCCATGACCCTGGGAGGTGTCTGTAGTCACCTGGAGTCCCTCACGGCCTGGGTCAGGCGGGTGtgtcaggcctccctgctggGTCCCCGGCCGTCCATGACCCTGGGAGGTGCCTGTAGTCACCTGGGGTCCCTCACGGCCTGGGTCAGGCGGGTGtgtcaggcctccctgctggGTCCCCGGCAGTCCATGACCCTGGGAGGTGCCTGTAGTCACCTGGGGTCCCTCACGGCCTGGGTCAGGCGGGTGtgtcaggcctccctgctggGTCCCCGGCCGTCCATGACCCTGATGGTTgttctctccacccccacccccaccccaccccacccccatccctgctTCCCTTCAGGGCCATGGCCACAGGCCCGGACACCTGGAATGGCACCACCAATGGCACGTGGGATGGGGATGAGCTGGACTACAAGTGCCGCTTCAACGAGAGCTTCAAGTACGTGCTGCTGCCCGTGTCCTATGGCGTGGTGTGCGTGCTCGGGCTGTGTCTGAACGCCGCGGCGCTCTACGTCTTCCTGTGCCGCCTCAAGACCTGGAACGCCTCCACCACGTACATGTTCCACCTGGCCGTGTCGGATGCGCTGTACGCCGCCTCCCTGCCCCTGCTGGTCTACTACTACGCCCAAGGTGACCACTGGCCCTTCAGCACCGTGCTCTGCAAGCTGGTGCGCTTCCTCTTCTACACCAACCTTTACTGCAGTATCCTGTTCCTCACGTGCATCAGCGTGCACCGGTGCCTGGGCGTCCTGCGGCCGCTGCACTCGCTGCGCTGGGGCCGGGCCCGCTACGCCCGCCGGGTGGCGTTCGCCGTGTGGGTGCTGGTGCTGTCCTGCCAGGCCCCTGTGCTGTACTTCGTCACCACGAGCACCCGAGGCGACCGCATCATCTGCCATGACACCTCGGCACCCGAGCTCTTCGGCCACTTCGTGGCCTACAGCTCTGTCATGCTGAGCCTGCTCTTCGCGGTGCCCTTTGCCGTCATCCTGGTCTGTTACGTACTCATGGCTCGGCGGCTGCTAAAGCCGGCCTACGGGACCACCGGCGGCCTGCCGCGGGCCAAGCGCAAGTCCGTGCGCACCATCGCCATTGTGCTGACTGTCTTCGTCCTCTGCTTCCTGCCTTTCCACGTCACCCGCACCCTCTACTACTCCTTCCGCTCGCTGGACCTCAGCTGCCGCACCCTCGACGCCATCAACTTGGCTTACAAGGTCACCCGGCCGCTGGCCAGCGCCAACAGTTGCCTCGACCCCGTGCTCTACTTCCTGGCTGGGCAGAGGCTTGTGCGCTTTGCCCGGGATGCCAAGCCACCCACaggccccacccctcccacccaggctcgCCACCGGCTGGGCCTGCACAGGTCCTACGGAGCTCACGCTGACAGGACAGAAGACTCGGCCAGCCGTGAGAACTCCAGGGGGACAGAGTCCTCGCTGGCTGGTAGTGGCGCTGACACTAAGGACGTCTGGCTGTAGGAGCTGAACCCCGGTTCAGGTTTACATGAGATGGGGCTGTAGACTTGTTCAAACGGGACAGTCTCCCCACATATGCACCATCAGCGACTCGGGCAGGGTGGTCAAGGGAGCTGTGACCCCAGTGCTCTGTCATTTGAGCAGGACTCAGCCTGTTCTCTGTGGTCCAGAAAGCGTGGCGGTCCCCACACCCTTAGTCACCATTTGTATGTGTGGGGTAGGGAGTAAGATCTTAAGAAGGGAGTTCAGGGACAATGCCAGCCCTGGCCTAACTCCCACATAAATACCTGGCTGTGCCTGCCAGGGTCCCCAGGCTGGGCTCCAGCCTAATCAAGTCAAATGgagaaacaggcccagagaggaaaGCGACTtcccgaggtcacacagccaagccTGGGCCTGAGCTGCCTGGGAGGGGTGGGGTTGCAAGTTGACCAGAGGACCCTGGTAAGGGGTAAGGGCTGAGCCAGCGGTTCCCACGATGAGTCGGAGTGGTCTGAGTGCCACCTTGGGCTTGGCTCTGAGGAGTACCCTCAGTCCAAGGGATGCATGTCTGGAAACTGGTGTCATAAATCCATCACAAACAGTTTATGATGATATAAACTGATACTAAATGTATTGTTACTGCTGAGCCAGGCCCCGTTGTATAGTTGGAGGATGGGGTTACAGCCTGGGAAGCTCTCGCTGTGCACACTGCTGTCCTTTTTCCAACCTGCTCTTTTCTGCTGCCTGGCTTCCCACCAGCTGCCTTAGAGGTGGTCTCATGTGAGGAATAGCCTCCTCTACTCTAAAGTTAACTGACTTTTCTGCCTGATTTTGCTGGCTGCAGAGGGTCCCAGTCCTTAGGGTCCCCCCAGTTTAGGATTTAATGGCAATAACCATTAAGTGCTGATAAATGTTAAACCATTTAACTGACTGTCCAGAGAGGGTGCAGGGAATCCCTGATTTGTAAACACTGCCAATAGCTGTGGTACAAATAATCCTACCAGGGCCAGCTTCAGACTACCAGTGGAATGTCAGCCTCCTTGCAAAATGCCTGAAAATTTAGCAGTTGGCGCTTGTGAGCAGGTACAAGTTTCTGTAGCACACCGCTGGATAACGTGAATGGTTGGGGCTGTGGACTGTGCATCAGGGAAAGCCTCCTGGAGTGGCAGGACTCCGAGAAGAACACTTCATCAGAGAAGAACATGAAAGTGCAGGTGCCAGCTAGCTCCAGCCTTTGGGCAggaataggagaaggaaatggcagcccactccagtattcctgcctggaaaatcccatggacagaggagcctggtaggctacagtctatggagtcgcaaagagtcggacatgactgagcgacttcactttcactttcactttcagggcaaAACTGACCTCACTTTTAACTTCAAGAATAAGAattatctctctctccctctgggaAAGCCCTTCCCTGATGGGCCCACTCTGCCTGATTTCCCCACTCCGCCTCCACCTACCTCCAGTGACTTCTCCACCCTTCCCACTCTGCCTCGTCAAAACGGCACCCTCAGGGTTGCCCTATTTAGGGTCTAGCTCCAGGGCTCCCCCGTGTGACAGGGACCTGTCATGAGCCATGACCCAGACCATTGCTCTGCATTGTGTAATGtgggtgacttgcccaaagtagtGTGGAATGCTCACCTCCCGCATTCTAGGTTACTTCTGTTAATATAGCTGGGATCCATATGATTATCTTTGTGATGATCTCTTAGAGTCTGTCCTTGAACCTTTCTTGCAGGCCTGAGTTTCCTACCAGCTGCTGCTCAGGCTGAACCCCATCTCAGTTTATAAGGAGCCTCTACCCAGGTGAGATGCTCTACTGACCAGGAGTGTTGATGCTGAGCTCTGACTCCCTCAGCCCTGCTCAGACCCAGAGGCAGGGAGTTATATGTCATGACTTTGAGGGCCCTTGAATGTCCATCTGCAGTTGGGGATGGGACTGTGTCCCATGGGCCCAAGTTCCCCTGGTCCCTACACCTTTCATGTCCTGCCCACTTACCCCTCCAGCAGCTGTCCTGAGACCCTGAGAACTGAGGACTCAGTGTCCGCAGCACATGAAGACCACACTATGGCCTAGCCTCAGGAAGCCTTCCTCGAAACCAGTGCCTGGAGATGCCTAAGGACACAGGACCTACGGGACAGGAGGAGTTTACTCACCATCCAATCCTGTGGCCGacactggtgggggtggggaatggagACCCTAAGAGAACCATGGACAGGCCCAGGGCCCCATCTCTGGACCTTGGTCAGACTGCCTGGCCCTTTGTTGTGGACATTGGGCCTTGCTGCTCAGTGGGCAGGCCACCCTCCTTGAGGGTGGGTTCCCGACCCTGTTGCCTTATACTATTTTCAGCCAAAGTAAGAGCAGAATTTTCCACTCCTGGCCCCAGACCATTGTCCAGCAGTGACGTGGAGGGACCTGTCTGCTCTCAAAATATCTCCTCTTACTCTGTGGGCCTCCCTGCCCTTTCCCCACCTCCTCAGCCTGACATCACTTCCTGGGGCTGTTGACTCCGGAAGGCCAGTGTGACAGGGCGCAGCCCCTGACGGACCCTGGGGACTATCAACTCAGCTACAGACTTAAGGCCAGAGAGGGGCGgggccttgcccaaggtcacctggcAGGTCAGCTTGGCGCCTGGCTGTGCGCCAGGGGCTTGGACCGCCCCAGCTGCTCCGCTCCCGCTCCGTTCGGTGCAGGTCAGTGCCTCTGTGGGAATCCTGCCGTCACCCCCACCACCGCAGCTCTCCCCGCCTCTGATGGAGCTAGGGAGCTAAAGCCAGGGACTTGGGGCACTGGGGTGGTAGGGGAACAACTGGGAGGAGGAAACGCCTGCTGAATGGCCAGCAGCAGCTCAGCTCAGGGAGCTCCATGCAGCAGGGGCAGGGGCCCTGGCACATAGAGGTCTCTTCTCTCGTTGGCAGTAGTCCTGGGGCCCAGGAGGGACACTCTGACCCTCCAAAGGCTAGGAAAGGCCCTGGGTAACATGCCCTCCAGACACAACTACTCCAATCTTGGCAGGTCAGGCCACCAAAGCTACTTCTTTACCATCACCCTTGTCATGGAAGATTTGGGTGGATGTAAGAGTCAGGCACCTAAGGAAGGGAATTGAGGTATTGACCTATGTCCCAGGCACCAGGCAGGGCCCTCTTACATCCATTGTAATATTTCTTCACCACTACCATGTGAGATAGACAGTATTATTCCCATTTAGCAAATGAGGGAACAGGCTCTGAGAGATGAGGACTTGCTCCAGGTTATACAGGCAGTAAATGGGGAGTCAAGACTGAGTTCACTTCCATCCGATGCCCTGAGTAGTTCCCTTTCCAGTGTCCCCTGCCACTTGCAGTCCCTGTGGGGCAGGAGAGTTTGTAAACAACCCTTCAACCTTCATGTGATTCAGGATGAGAGAGGCGCTCCAGTGAGGATGAGGTTAAGAGCACCAATTCTCTGCCCAGACCACCTGCATTTGAGTGTCTCCACTTTTCTTCAGCTGTGGCATCTTGGGCAAATCACTGAATCTTGCAGcccctctgttttctcatttccagAAGGAGACACTACCTCCCATGTAGGGCATTGGGAGGCCTGAATCAATACACATGCACTGAGATCAGAGGCTGGAACATAAGCATTTACACGTCAGGCACTGTGCCATGGGGATATGGAGGCGAACCAGCTGGCCCCTGCCCTTGTGGAGTTCACATAATTTAATATATAACCACACTGGGATAAGTGATTTGAAGGAAAGGACTGTGTGTCTGGCCAGTGAACAATAGGGTGTCCCCTGTGGGCGAGGCTTCCTCAGGATGTGGGGGAAGGGAGCAGGCCATCGTGGGTTGAGGGTGGGACCACCCTCTGCCCTGCCTGGCACTGGGTGACACTCAGGCTCATGAGCTCGTGTGTATTTACAGAACCTTGTCTGGGTGATGGGCTGTGGAAGGGCTTTAGGGAGAAGTGACAATGGGAAGGGGATGAACAGGATGCCCTTGCTCTTCCAAAGGGCTCCCACCCTCTGGCAGCAAGAGTTGGCCCTTTCTTCTTGACTGGTGGTCCCCACCAGGGCACTGCAGCCACTCCTCAGTTTATCCAAGAATCAGAGACCCAGGGCTGGAGGACCAACCTGGAGCTGGGCCAGAGCAGGCAACAGATGGCCAGtttttgctgtgtgacctgagtCCATATGCCTGCCCTCTCTGGGTCACTCTGTAGAGGCTGGAGACCTTGCCTCCCACACACCAGTTCTCCCTAACTTAGGGCATCAGCAGCCTAGATTTTTCATCAAAGACAGAGCTAACAGCTGTTCCCCCAGGCACTGCTAGGACCCATGAGCCCTCAGTTCTGAGAACTAGAGTGGGGCAGTGGGTCTCCCCTGGCATCAAGTGAGCAGAAAGATGAAGTGACTCCACTGGTACCACACGGTGCCTTGGAGTAGAGCCAGCTGAATGTCAGATGCTTCTGCCCTCTGTGGGGTGAGGCTGGAGCTTGGCCAGGAGTGACTGGGGTTACAGGTGAGGGATGCATTTGCCTTCCCCATGGGTATGTGCTTGAGGTGGAGGGTGTGAGGGTGAGGGAAATGAGCCCCAGAAACCAAACTCATCCTCCTCTGCTCTGCTGTGCCATGTGACATGGTGaatctccttttcctctctggatctcagtttccaATTTCCCCATATGCAATGACCTTGGCTCTGCCTATCCACTCCTCAGTGGCCCCAGCCTCTTCAAGAAGGCTTGCCCTTGTCTTGGCTTCAAGTCAACCAGGTGTCCAGTCCCAACCCCATCTCAGCCAGGAACAATGGACCAGACCACGCCAACTCCCAGGGGCTCACCCATGACTATTTTCAGCCCTTGAAGTCAGAAAAGGATTTTTCATTCCCAGCACAATGGCTGCCCTATACCATTGTCTGGCAGTGACCAGGGCATCTGTCTGCCCCCAAATATCTCCCCTGCATCTACCTTCTGGGCCTTCCTGCCCTGCTCCTCACCTTTCAAATTTGACATCACTTCCTGGGGCTGTTACTCCTAAACACCACTGAGAAACAGCATGTGAGTCTCTTGGGAGACATGACCAATTAGAATCAGTTTTTCCTCTTGACAGGGACCCCCAGGGATTATTTGGCTGCATGGAGGGACTGGAGACCCAGAGAGGGCTGTGCCTTGCCCGAGGCCAAGCAGTGAT from Budorcas taxicolor isolate Tak-1 chromosome 15, Takin1.1, whole genome shotgun sequence includes the following:
- the P2RY2 gene encoding P2Y purinoceptor 2, encoding MATGPDTWNGTTNGTWDGDELDYKCRFNESFKYVLLPVSYGVVCVLGLCLNAAALYVFLCRLKTWNASTTYMFHLAVSDALYAASLPLLVYYYAQGDHWPFSTVLCKLVRFLFYTNLYCSILFLTCISVHRCLGVLRPLHSLRWGRARYARRVAFAVWVLVLSCQAPVLYFVTTSTRGDRIICHDTSAPELFGHFVAYSSVMLSLLFAVPFAVILVCYVLMARRLLKPAYGTTGGLPRAKRKSVRTIAIVLTVFVLCFLPFHVTRTLYYSFRSLDLSCRTLDAINLAYKVTRPLASANSCLDPVLYFLAGQRLVRFARDAKPPTGPTPPTQARHRLGLHRSYGAHADRTEDSASRENSRGTESSLAGSGADTKDVWL